In Cataglyphis hispanica isolate Lineage 1 chromosome 22, ULB_Chis1_1.0, whole genome shotgun sequence, a single window of DNA contains:
- the LOC126857715 gene encoding spectrin beta chain isoform X6, which yields MTTDISVVRGGWDPTLQQEIVDEYEYDGGNSSSRLFERSRIKALAGERELVQKKTFQKWVNSHLVRCSCRIGDLYVDLRDGKMLIRLLEILSGERLPRPTKGKMRIHCLENVDKALQFLREQRVHLENMGSHDIVDGNPRLSLGLIWTIILRFQIQDITIEETDNQETKSAKDALLLWCQMKTAGYHNVNVRNFTTSWRDGLAFNAIIHKHRPDLIQFDKLSKSNAIHNLNNAFNVAEDKLGLTKLLDAEDIFVDHPDEKSIITYVVTYYHYFSKMKQETVQGKRIGKVVGIAMENDRMIHEYESLTSDLLRWIEATIEALGDRRFANSLVGVQSQLSQFSNYRTVEKPPKFVEKGNLEVLLFTLQSKMRANNQKPYTPKEGKMISDINKAWERLEKAEHERELALREELIRQEKLEQLAARFNRKASMRETWLSENQRLVSQDNFGFDLAAVEAAAKKHEAIETDIFAYEERVQAVMAVSQELEAENYHDIERINARKDNVLRLWNYLLELLRARRMRLELSLQLQQNFQEKLYILDSMEEIKMRLLTDDYGKHLMGVEDLLQKHSLVEADINVLGERVKAVVQQSQRFLEHGEGYRPCDPAIIVERVQQLENAYAELVRLAIERRTRLEESRKLWQFYWDMADEENWIKEKEQIVSTGDIGHDLTTINLLLSKHKALENEIQSHEPQLMSVAAVGDELVRQQHFGSDRIQERLQEILAMWNHLLDLAAFRRKRLEEAVDYHQLFADADDIDIWMLDTLRLVSSEDVGRDEANVQSLLKKHKDVTDELKNYATTIEQLHQQASTLGEQDAKSPEVLERLTSIDNRYKELLELAKVRKQRLLDALSLYKVFSETDGVEQWIGEKNRMLDTMVPVKDIEDVEIMKHRYNGFEKEMNANASRVAVVNQLARQLLHVEHPNSEQIIARQNELNQKWAELREKAESKREELNSAHGVQTFHIECRETVSWIEDKKRILQQTDSLEMDLTGVMTLQRRLSGMERDLAAIQAKLDSLEKEAEVIQKEHPEEAAVIRDRIAQIHLIWEQLTQMLKERDAKLEEAGDLHRFLRDLDHFQAWLTKTQTDVASEDTPTSLADAEKLLTQHQNIKEEIDNYTDDYQKMMEYGERLTTEAGDGDTQYMFLRERLNALKMGWEELHQMWVNRQNLLSNSLNLQVFDRDARQAEVLLSQQEHILAKDETPANFEQAEHMIKRHEAFMTTMDANDEKINSVVQFAGRLVDEGHFAADKVKKKAESINERRRVNRERANQLMEKLKDQLQLQMFLQDCEELGEWVQEKHITAQDETYRSAKTIHSKWTRHQAFEAEIASNKDRLQQLQQAAEELIQQKPDLAEIINPKVAELADQFVDLETTTHDKGERLFDANREVLIHQTCDDIDSWMNELEKQIESTDTGSDLASVNILMQKQQMIETQMAVKAKQVTELDKQAQHLQRTVPDDKMEEIKCKKEKVAQRFAQLKAPLIDRQRQLEKKKEAFQFRRDIEDEKLWIAEKMPQATSTEYGNSLFNVHMLKKKNQSLRTEIDNHEPRINLVCNNGQKLIDEGHEDSPEFQKLISELTEKWRELKDAVDDRNKHLLQNEKAQQYFFDATEAESWMSEQELYMMVEDRGKDEISAQNLMKKHESLEHAVEDYAETIRQLGETARQLINDQHPLADQIAVKQSQVDKLYAGLKDLAGERRAKLDEALQLFMLNREVDDLEQWIQERELVAGSHELGQDYDHVTLLWERFKEFARDTEAIGSERVEAVNGIADSLIATGHSDAATIAEWKDGLNEVWQDLLELIETRTQMLVASRELHKFFHDCKDVLGRILEKQNAMSDELGRDAGSVSALQRKHANFIQDLSTLQSQVTQIEEESAKLQASYAGDKAREITNREAEVVAAWNNLQSLCEGRRTKLEDTGDLFRFFNMVRTLMIWMDDVVRQMNTSEKPRDVAGVELLMNNHQSLKAEIDAREDNLMACINLGKDLLARNHYASAQIKEKLAALTDHRNALLHRWEERWENLQLILEVYQFARDAAVAEAWLIAQEPYLMSQELGHTIDEVENLIKKHEAFEKSAAAQEERFSALHRLTTFELKELKRREQEREEEERRKKEEAAAAEAARLAKATPVTSPDEPLSERAETDGATSGERAGEDEGHEQRSPSDDEFEGPLQRKHEWESTTKKASNRSWDKVYMVVRGQNLCVYKDQKSYKASPDQSYKGEAPLDLRGATITVASDYTKKKHVFRVKSQSGSDFLFQAKDDAEMNEWVSVLNQAAQGTSGASTSRAHTLPAPTQAETKRRSFFTLKKN from the exons ATGACGACCGATATCTCGGTGGTGCGCGGGGGATGGGACCCCACGCTGCAACAAGAGATTGTCGACGAGTACGAATACGACGGGGGAAACTCGAGTTCGAGACTTTTCGAACGCTCACGTATCAAGGCGTTAGCTG gTGAGCGTGAATTAGTGCAAAAGAAGACTTTCCAGAAATGGGTCAACTCCCACTTGGTTCGATGTTCGTGCCGGATCGGCGATTTATACGTCGATCTGCGCGACGGCAAAATGCTGATAAGACTCTTGGAGATTCTATCGGGTGAGCGTTTACCGCGTCCCACCAAGGGCAAGATGCGCATCCATTGCTTAGAAAATGTGGACAAGGCCCTGCAATTCTTGCGCGAGCAAAGGGTACATCTGGAGAATATGGGTTCTCATGACATCGTCGACGGGAATCCTCGTCTGAGTTTGGGTCTTATCTGGACGATCATCCTGCGATTCCAGATCCAAGATATTACAATCGAAGAGACGGACAATCAGGAGACCAAGTCCGCCAAGGACGCTTTACTACTTTGGTGTCAGATGAAGACCGCCGGTTATCACAACGTAAATGTAAGAAACTTTACGACATCGTGGCGGGACGGTCTGGCATTTAACGCAATCATCCATAAACACCGTCCGGACTTAATCCAGTTCGATAAGCTCTCCAAGTCGAACGCGATCCATAATCTTAACAATGCATTCAATGTCGCGGAAGACAAACTCGGTCTCACGAAACTCTTGGACGCTGAAGATATCTTCGTCGACCATCCGGACGAGAAGTCCATTATAACATATGTCGTTACATATTATCATTACTTCTCGAAGATGAAGCAAGAGACGGTGCAAGGTAAAAGGATCGGCAAAGTGGTCGGTATCGCGATGGAGAACGATCGTATGATACACGAATATGAGAGTCTCACCAGCGATCTTCTGCGCTGGATCGAAGCCACAATAGAGGCGCTTGGCGATCGCAGATTTGCGAATTCTCTAGTTGGCGTTCAGTCGCAACTCTCACAATTCTCGAATTATCGTACCGTGGAGAAACCGCCTAAATTCGTGGAGAAGGGTAATCTTGAAGTACTGTTGTTCACTCTGCAATCGAAAATGCGCGCAAACAATCAGAAACCTTACACGCCCAAAGAGGGTAAGATGATATCCGACATCAACAAGGCCTGGGAGAGACTAGAAAAGGCGGAGCACGAACGAGAATTGGCCTTACGTGAGGAATTGATTCGGCAGGAGAAGTTGGAGCAATTAGCGGCTAGATTTAATCGAAAGGCCAGCATGCGCGAGACATGGTTGTCAGAGAATCAACGACTGGTGTCGCAGGACAACTTTGGCTTTGACCTTGCCGCCGTGGAAGCTGCTGCCAAGAAACACGAAGCTATAGAAACCGACATTTTTGCCTATGAAGAGCGCGTGCAGGCTGTCATGGCAGTCTCACAGGAGCTCGAGGCTGAGAATTATCATGACATCGAGCGTATCAATGCCCGTAAAGACAACGTACTACGTTTGTGGAACTATCTTCTAGAACTGCTCCGTGCTAGGCGAATGCGGCTGGAGCTGTCGCTGCAACTGCAACAAAACTTCCAGGAGAAGTTATATATTCTGGATAGCATGGAGGAAATAAAGATGCGACTACTGACGGACGATTACGGTAAACACCTTATGGGCGTGGAGGATCTACTGCAAAAGCACTCTCTTGTCGAGGCAGACATCAACGTGTTAGGCGAGAGAGTCAAGGCCGTCGTTCAACAGAGCCAGAGATTCTTAGAGCACGGAGAGGGCTATCGACCATGCGACCCGGCCATCATAGTTGAACGTGTGCAACAGCTGGAGAATGCGTACGCCGAACTGGTGCGGCTAGCGATTGAGCGTCGCACCAGACTTGAGGAATCTCGGAAGCTTTGGCAATTTTATTGGGACATGGCCGATGAGGAGAATTGGATAAAGGAGAAGGAACAAATTGTATCTACGGGCGACATTGGTCACGATTTGACGACTATTAATCTGTTATTATCTAAGCACAAGGCGttagaaaatgaaatacaGTCACATGAGCCACAATTAATGTCGGTCGCTGCTGTTGGCGATGAACTAGTCCGGCAACAGCATTTCGGTTCGGATCGTATTCAAGAGAGACTCCAAGAAATTCTTGCCATGTGGAATCATCTACTGGATCTGGCAGCTTTCAGAAGAAAACGGCTCGAAGAGGCTGTTGATTACCACCAGCTCTTTGCGGACGCAGACGATATTGACATTTGGATGTTGGATACATTACGGCTCGTCTCATCGGAAGATGTTGGTAGAGACGAGGCAAATGTGCAATCGTTATTGAAAAAGCATAAGGACGTGACAGATGAGCTCAAGAATTACGCTACGACTATCGAGCAACTTCATCAGCAGGCGTCTACGTTGGGCGAGCAGGATGCCAAGTCGCCGGAAGTCCTGGAAAGACTGACCTCGATAGACAACAGGTACAAAGAGCTTCTCGAGCTGGCTAAAGTGCGTAAGCAAAGACTCTTGGATGCCTTGTCATTGTACAAGGTATTCAGCGAGACTGACGGAGTTGAGCAATGGATCGGCGAGAAAAACAGGATGTTGGATACGATGGTGCCCGTCAAGGACATCGAAGACGTCGAGATCATGAAACACCGTTACAACGGCTTTGAGAAAGAAATGAACGCAAATGCATCTCGCGTCGCCGTGGTTAATCAATTAGCTAGACAATTGCTACACGTCGAGCATCCGAACTCGGAACAGATAATCGCACGACAGAATGAACTCAATCAGAAATGGGCCGAGCTGCGCGAGAAGGCGGAGAGCAAACGCGAAGAGTTGAACTCCGCACACGGCGTGCAGACATTCCATATTGAGTGTCGCGAGACCGTGTCGTGGATCGAAGATAAGAAGCGAATCTTGCAGCAGACTGATAGTCTAGAGATGGATCTGACCGGCGTGATGACGTTACAGCGCAGACTGAGTGGCATGGAACGTGATCTGGCGGCCATTCAAGCCAAATTGGATTCTCTGGAGAAGGAAGCGGAGGTCATACAGAAAGAACATCCAGAAGAGGCAGCTGTGATACGCGACAGAATCGCGCAGATCCATCTGATTTGGGAGCAGCTAACGCAAATGTTAAAGGAACGTGACGCCAAACTCGAAGAGGCCGGAGATTTGCACCGGTTCCTGCGTGATCTCGATCACTTCCAAGCATGGCTCACGAAAACTCAGACTGACGTTGCCAGCGAGGACACACCAACCAGCCTCGCTGATGCCGAGAAGCTCCTTACACAGCATCAGAACATCAAGGAAGAAATCGATAATTACACCGACGATTATCAGAAGATGATGGAATACGGTGAACGATTGACAACGGAGGCTGGCGATGGCGATACACAATACATGTTCCTACGGGAAAGATTGAATGCGCTGAAGATGGGCTGGGAAGAGCTACATCAGATGTGGGTGAATCGTCAGAATTTGCTATCCAATTCTTTGAATCTACAGGTGTTTGATCGAGACGCGCGTCAAGCGGAAGTACTCCTATCGCAACAGGAGCACATTCTCGCTAAGGATGAAACGCCAGCCAACTTCGAACAAGCAGAGCATATGATCAAGCGGCACGAAGCTTTTATGACGACTATGGACGCCAACGATGAAAAGATTAATTCAGTTGTGCAATTTGCCGGACGTTTGGTCGATGAGGGACACTTCGCGGCCGATAAAGTGAAGAAGAAGGCCGAGAGCATCAACGAGCGTCGCCGAGTCAATCGCGAGAGAGCTAATCAACTTATGGAGAAACTGAAAGATCAGCTTCAGTTACAGATGTTCCTGCAGGATTGCGAGGAACTTGGCGAATGGGTGCAAGAGAAACATATCACCGCTCAGGACGAGACATATAGAAGCGCAAAGACTATTCACAGCAAGTGGACTCGTCACCAGGCATTTGAGGCGGAGATTGCGAGCAATAAAGATCGTTTGCAACAATTGCAGCAAGCCGCGGAAGAATTGATTCAACAGAAACCAGACTTGGCCGAAATTATTAACCCGAAAGTAGCCGAATTAGCGGATCAATTCGTGGATTTGGAGACTACGACTCATGATAAAGGTGAACGATTGTTTGATGCAAATCGCGAGGTATTGATACACCAGACTTGCGATGACATCGACTCTTGGATGAACGAGCTGGAGAAGCAGATAGAGAGTACTGACACTGGTTCTGATTTGGCTTCTGTGAATATATTGATGCAGAAGCAACAAATGATCGAGACACAAATGGCGGTGAAAGCAAAACAAGTTACCGAACTTGACAAGCAGGCGCAACATTTGCAGCGCACAGTGCCGGACGATAAAATGGAGGAGATCAAGTGCAAAAAGGAGAAAGTTGCTCAGAGATTCGCGCAGCTTAAGGCGCCGCTCATTGATCGCCAACGACAGctcgagaaaaagaaggaagccTTCCAATTCCGGCGCGACATCGAAGATGAGAAACTGTGGATTGCGGAGAAGATGCCGCAGGCAACTAGTACCGAATACGGAAACTCGTTGTTTAATGTTCACATgctgaagaagaaaaatcaatcGTTGCGTACCGAGATCGACAACCATGAACCTAGGATCAATCTAGTGTGCAATAACGGACAGAAGCTGATAGATGAAGGACACGAGGATAGTCCTGAATTCCAGAAACTGATATCCGAATTAACAGAAAAGTGGCGCGAGCTAAAGGACGCGGTCGATGATAGAAACAAGCATTTGCTGCAAAACGAGAAGGCGCAGCAGTACTTCTTCGACGCTACCGAAGCCGAGTCGTGGATGAGCGAGCAGGAGCTGTACATGATGGTTGAAGATCGTGGTAAGGATGAGATCTCTGCAcagaatttgatgaaaaagcACGAGTCTTTGGAACACGCGGTCGAGGATTACGCGGAAACGATTCGTCAACTTGGCGAGACTGCCCGGCAGCTCATAAACGATCAGCATCCGTTGGCCGATCAGATCGCCGTGAAGCAATCGCAGGTAGACAAACTCTATGCCGGTTTGAAGGATCTGGCGGGTGAGCGACGCGCCAAATTGGACGAGGCACTCCAATTATTCATGTTGAACCGCGAGGTCGATGATCTCGAACAATGGATTCAGGAACGCGAACTGGTCGCCGGTAGTCACGAATTGGGTCAGGATTACGATCACGTAACTTTATTGTGGGAGAGATTTAAGGAATTTGCGCGCGACACTGAAGCGATCGGTTCCGAGCGCGTAGAAGCCGTGAACGGCATCGCCGATTCTCTGATTGCCACCGGGCACTCCGATGCGGCGACGATCGCTGAATGGAAGGACGGCTTAAACGAAGTCTGGCAAGATCTGCTCGAATTAATTGAGACGCGCACGCAGATGTTGGTGGCCAGTCGTGAACTGCACAAGTTCTTCCACGACTGCAAGGATGTTCTCGGCAGAATCCTGGAAAAACAAAACGCCATGTCAGATGAATTGGGACGAGATGCCGGCTCGGTATCTGCCCTCCAACGTAAGCACGCCAACTTCATCCAGGATTTGTCCACATTGCAGAGTCAAGTTACGCAGATCGAGGAGGAATCCGCCAAACTGCAAGCGAGTTACGCCGGTGACAAAGCACGAGAGATTACGAATCGTGAAGCCGAAGTTGTGGCAGCATGGAACAATTTGCAATCACTGTGCGAGGGCAGACGAACTAAACTGGAAGACACCGGAGATCTCTTCAGATTCTTCAACATGGTTAGGACCTTGATGATCTGGATGGACGACGTTGTGCGTCAAATGAATACATCCGAAAAGCCACGCGACGTTGCCGGTGTTGAATTACTGATGAACAATCATCAGAGTTTAAAGGCGGAAATCGATGCCAGAGAGGATAATCTGATGGCGTGCATTAATCTCGGGAAAGACTTGCTAGCCAGAAATCATTACGCTAGCGCACagataaaggaaaaattggCAGCATTGACCGATCACAGAAACGCGCTTTTACATCGGTGGGAAGAACGTTGGGAAAATTTGCAGCTCA TTTTGGAAGTCTATCAGTTTGCCCGAGATGCAGCAGTTGCTGAAGCATGGTTAATCGCTCAAGAACCGTATCTTATGAGCCAGGAGCTCGGT catacTATCGACGAAGTTGAAAATTTGATCAAGAAACATGAAGCTTTTGAAAAATCGGCAGCTGCACAAGAAGAAAGATTTAGTGCCTTGCACCGGCTTACCACA TTTGAATTGAAAGAACTGAAGCGACGGGAGCAAGAAAgggaagaagaggaaagacGTAAGAAGGAAGAGGCGGCAGCGGCGGAGGCCGCACGTTTGGCCAAGGCAACGCCCGTTACTAGTCCAGACGAACCACTTAGTGAAAG AGCCGAAACTGACGGAGCAACAAGCGGAGAACGCGCTGGAGAAGACGAGGGACACG